A segment of the Sphingomonas cannabina genome:
GCCTCGCCATCCCCGGCGGCTGCGACATGATCGCCATCTCTGCCCACAAGATCCATGGGCCGAAGGGGATCGGCGCGCTCTGGCTCCGCGACGGGGTGACGCCGGAGCCGTTGCTCCACGGCGGCGGACAGGAAGTCGGTGGCCGCTCCGGGACGCTCTCGCCCGCACTTTGCGCCGGGTTCGGCGCTGCCGCGAAGCTCGCGCGCGAGCGGTTTGAGGAGGATCATGCCCACGTCGACCGGCTGTTTGCCCGTGCGCTCGACCGCATGGCGGGTTGGACGCTCAACGGGAGTCGGGCGCGCCGCTATCGCGGCAATCTCAACCTGTGCCTACCCGGACTCGATGTCGCGCGGCTGATGAGCGAGCTTCGCGACATCGCCTTCTCCGCCGGCTCGGCCTGTGCGAGCGGATCCGGGCGGCCAAGCCATGTCCTGCGCGCGATCGGACTCGGCGACGCGGAAGCGCGGGCGAGCATCCGGCTCGGCTTCGGCCGCTATACGAGCGAGGAGGAACTGATGACGGCGCTGGATCGCATCGACGATGCGGCGCGTGCGCAGCGGAGCGCAGCATGATCCGCGTCCGTTTCGTCAGCGCCGACGGGCTTGCGGTCGAGGAGGTCGAGGGGGCGGACGGCGACAGCCTGCTGCGCCTGGCGCAGGCGCATGGCCAGCCGCTCGAAGGGACCTGCGAAGGGGCGATGGCCTGCTCGACCTGCCATGTCATCGTCGCGCCGGAGGATTTCGGCCGGCTGCCGCCTGCCAGCGAGGAGGAGGAGGACATGCTCGACCTCGCCGCCGGCGCCACCCGCACCAGCCGGCTGTCCTGCCAGATCACGCTCACGTCCGACCTCGAGGGGCTTACGGTGCGCGTTCCCGCCGAGGCGCGCGACATGCGAGGTCGCTAGCCTCCTAATTTATTTGCTGCGGATCGTTGTCGCCGCGGAACAATTCGATCAGCTTGCGGTTTCCGCCGCCGGCGGGAGGGAACCGCCGGATCAAGACGGAGTGATGCCCATGACGAAGAAGCTTCTCGGCTTGGCCGCAGCTGCGTTGGTCACCACCGTAGCGTTCAGCGCTACCCCGGTTGATGCGCGACGGCACCACAACAGCTATCACGGCTACCGCTGGAAGACGGTCTGCAAGACCCGCTGGGTACAT
Coding sequences within it:
- a CDS encoding 2Fe-2S iron-sulfur cluster-binding protein; protein product: MIRVRFVSADGLAVEEVEGADGDSLLRLAQAHGQPLEGTCEGAMACSTCHVIVAPEDFGRLPPASEEEEDMLDLAAGATRTSRLSCQITLTSDLEGLTVRVPAEARDMRGR
- a CDS encoding cysteine desulfurase family protein; its protein translation is MIYLDYQATTPLAPEALAAMLPWLESQHANPHSAHAPGRAAKAAVEVARDQVAALLPSGGRVTFTSGATEALNWAIKGTRGGIVTIATEHAAVLDTVEALAREGRQVTILPVGSDGLVDLDRAREAIMPGTGLVAAMLVNNEIGVIQPIAELARLAHGAGAQFLCDAVQGYGRLAIPGGCDMIAISAHKIHGPKGIGALWLRDGVTPEPLLHGGGQEVGGRSGTLSPALCAGFGAAAKLARERFEEDHAHVDRLFARALDRMAGWTLNGSRARRYRGNLNLCLPGLDVARLMSELRDIAFSAGSACASGSGRPSHVLRAIGLGDAEARASIRLGFGRYTSEEELMTALDRIDDAARAQRSAA